In Francisella hispaniensis FSC454, a genomic segment contains:
- a CDS encoding IS630 family transposase, producing the protein MLHIKKTLIHPKVDEERRELFRNKIQSYKDQGLPICYLDESGHALDMPRTHGYSTQGQRCYGVCNWGARGRTNVIGALIGKVLFAVGLFTSNIDTTVFTTWVKHFLLPILKTTTVIVMDNATFHKNIDMLKMIRDAGHIIEFLPPYSPDLNPIESKWSEKKAYIRKHNCSVEQCYAY; encoded by the coding sequence ATATTACATATAAAAAAAACTCTAATTCACCCCAAAGTAGACGAAGAGAGGCGAGAATTATTCAGGAATAAGATTCAATCTTATAAAGATCAAGGGTTACCTATATGTTATCTTGATGAATCTGGTCATGCCTTAGATATGCCCCGAACTCATGGTTACTCTACACAAGGGCAAAGATGTTATGGGGTATGCAACTGGGGAGCTAGAGGTCGAACCAATGTCATAGGTGCTTTGATTGGCAAGGTATTATTTGCTGTTGGACTATTTACAAGCAATATTGATACGACTGTGTTTACAACTTGGGTAAAACATTTCTTATTACCTATCTTAAAAACTACAACTGTTATAGTAATGGATAATGCTACATTCCATAAAAATATAGATATGTTAAAAATGATTCGTGATGCAGGGCATATTATAGAGTTTTTACCTCCATACTCACCAGATTTAAATCCAATAGAGAGTAAATGGTCTGAGAAAAAAGCATATATCAGAAAACATAATTGCTCCGTGGAACAGTGTTATGCATATTAG
- the cydC gene encoding heme ABC transporter ATP-binding protein/permease CydC: MRNLIPFIKLFKNQTQWMLLGTLLAWSAILMGIGLMSLSGWFISYTGYLATTTYAIATSFNYFYPSAGVRSFSLGRILSRYGERILTHEATFRIITDIRVWFYQKLEPLAPSHLYKYKSGDLLTRLVNDIGALDNLYIRIISPTVVFVLASITIAILFSFFSLSLALLTFIALLLIGFVIPLVSSLLAMKKTQDLNHTSAELKTNITEHVNSLAELKIFDLEDKHLKNIKQQNSKLLSREEKISFISGFGSALMTLALGLTVVMVTVFAVKLTQSGYISGAFIALIFLAIMAMFESIIPLPLAYQYLGKTISASKRILNITDAKADVEYPTNSDISLDNYSISFNNVDFGYNAEQSVLKDFCLEIKQNEKIALFAPTGKGKSTIINLLARFWDVNSGEITIGDRNIKEFNEDQLRNLMTVINQSPHIFNTTIRENLKIAKDNATEEELLLALEKVELKKHVESLPKGLDTWTGELGRQLSGGQQKRLALARAFLQDKPILILDEPTEGLDKETERLVFENLVKLMQNKTVIFITHNAKLLESFDRVVRL, encoded by the coding sequence ATGAGAAATTTAATACCTTTTATAAAGCTGTTTAAAAATCAAACTCAATGGATGCTCTTAGGTACTCTACTTGCATGGTCAGCAATACTTATGGGCATAGGATTAATGTCGCTATCTGGCTGGTTTATCTCATATACTGGTTATTTAGCTACTACTACCTATGCTATTGCAACTTCATTTAACTATTTTTACCCTTCTGCTGGTGTACGCTCTTTCTCACTTGGTAGAATACTAAGCAGATATGGCGAAAGAATACTCACACACGAGGCAACTTTTAGAATAATCACAGATATCCGTGTGTGGTTCTATCAAAAGCTTGAACCACTTGCACCTTCTCATTTATACAAATATAAAAGTGGTGACTTACTTACACGTCTAGTCAATGATATTGGCGCATTAGATAATCTGTATATTCGTATAATTTCCCCAACTGTTGTATTTGTCTTAGCAAGTATAACTATAGCTATATTATTTAGTTTCTTTAGTTTAAGCCTTGCACTACTGACATTTATAGCATTGCTGTTAATAGGGTTTGTAATACCACTGGTTAGTAGCCTATTAGCCATGAAAAAAACTCAAGATCTTAATCACACTAGTGCTGAATTAAAAACAAATATCACAGAACATGTTAACTCTTTAGCAGAGCTTAAAATCTTTGACTTAGAAGATAAACATCTCAAGAATATAAAGCAACAAAACTCTAAACTATTAAGCCGAGAAGAAAAAATCAGCTTTATAAGTGGTTTTGGTAGTGCTTTAATGACTTTGGCATTAGGATTAACTGTAGTTATGGTAACAGTTTTTGCAGTTAAACTAACTCAAAGCGGCTATATAAGTGGTGCATTTATTGCTTTGATATTCTTGGCGATAATGGCGATGTTTGAGTCAATTATACCATTACCACTAGCATATCAGTATTTAGGTAAGACAATTTCTGCTTCAAAAAGGATATTAAATATTACAGATGCTAAAGCAGATGTTGAGTATCCAACAAACTCTGACATTAGCTTAGATAACTATAGTATTAGCTTCAATAATGTTGATTTTGGCTATAATGCAGAGCAATCAGTACTTAAAGATTTTTGTTTAGAAATCAAACAAAATGAAAAAATAGCGCTATTTGCACCAACAGGAAAAGGCAAATCTACTATTATTAACCTACTTGCTAGATTCTGGGATGTTAATAGTGGTGAAATCACTATCGGCGATAGAAATATCAAGGAATTTAACGAAGATCAACTTAGAAATTTAATGACTGTAATTAATCAGTCTCCGCATATCTTTAACACAACCATTAGAGAAAATCTAAAGATTGCTAAAGATAATGCAACTGAAGAAGAGCTACTTTTAGCATTAGAAAAAGTAGAACTTAAAAAACATGTTGAATCTCTACCAAAAGGACTAGATACTTGGACTGGTGAGCTTGGTAGACAATTATCAGGTGGTCAGCAAAAACGCCTTGCTTTAGCGCGTGCATTCTTACAAGATAAGCCTATACTTATTCTAGATGAGCCAACTGAAGGACTTGATAAAGAGACTGAAAGATTAGTTTTTGAAAACTTAGTTAAGCTTATGCAAAATAAGACTGTAATTTTTATTACTCATAATGCTAAGCTTTTGGAAAGTTTTGATAGAGTTGTTAGGCTTTAA
- a CDS encoding IS630 transposase-related protein translates to MAYSHHFIKKVLKLKSEGMSFLILADKFNISVRSIQQWLKGNLPKGTRNKPNTKLDMNKLKQDVIDYPDSYLQERATRLVVSEFCISYNLKKLNITYKKNSNSPQSRRREARIIQE, encoded by the coding sequence ATGGCCTATTCACATCACTTTATAAAGAAGGTATTAAAGTTAAAATCAGAGGGTATGAGTTTTCTAATCTTGGCTGATAAATTTAATATAAGTGTTAGAAGTATCCAACAATGGTTAAAAGGGAATCTTCCTAAAGGCACTAGAAATAAACCTAATACAAAACTTGATATGAATAAGCTAAAACAAGACGTTATAGATTATCCTGATAGTTATTTACAAGAAAGAGCTACTAGGTTGGTCGTAAGTGAGTTTTGTATAAGCTATAACCTTAAAAAGTTAAATATTACATATAAAAAAAACTCTAATTCACCCCAAAGTAGACGAAGAGAGGCGAGAATTATTCAGGAATAA